A stretch of DNA from Acidobacteriota bacterium:
TCCCTCTGTTAATTTCTCCACTGCCATAGTGATTCAATTTTAGAAACAGACTGTCAATTAGCAGCTCCAGCCATCAGCCGTGTTCTATTCGCGCAAGGCTGATGATTGGGGTAGAATTTGACTTCAGCCAGAGGATGGTTCATTCTCATTTCATCCGCGTTTTCCGGGCATTTATAAGACGATGAGAAAAGTTCAGATTTACGATACAACGCTGCGAGACGGCTCGCAGGGCGAAAGCATTTCCTTTTCGCTGGAAGACAAGCTGCACATCGTCCGGAAGCTGGACGAGTTGGGTGTCGACTACATCGAAGGCGGCTGGCCAGGGTCAAACAACAAGGACCTGGAGCTTTTCCAGCAGACGCAGAGGGTGACGCTGCAGCACGCCAGGATGGCGGCCTTCGGCAGCACGCGCCATCCGCGCTATCAGGCAGACAGCGACCCGAACCTGAATGCCCTGGTGGAAGCCAACACCCCCGTGGTAACGATTTTCGGGAAGAGTTGGGACCTGCACGTGAAGACAGCTCTGGGAATCACTCTGGATGAAAATCTCGACCTGATTCGAGAGTCGGTTGCCTTCCTGAAATCGCGCGGGAAAGAAGTGATTTACGACGCTGAGCATTATTTTGATGGTTTCAAGGCTGACCTCGACTACGCGCTGGCCACTTTGAAGGCGGCCGAAGAGGCAGGCGCCCATACGATTGTCCTGTGCGACACGAACGGCGGTACGCTGACCTCCGACATTCAAGAGCGCTTCGTGCGAGCTTCCAGGCACGTCAGCACGCCTTTGGGCATTCACACACACAATGACAGCGAGATGGGCGTTGCCAACGCTATTGTGGCGGTGCAGGCAGGAGCGATGCAGGTGCAGGGAACCATCAACGGTTACGGTGAGCGTTGTGGGAACGCCAACCTATGTTCCGTGATTGCCAACATTGAACTGAAACTCGGCATGAGTTCGATCGGTAAGGAGAATCTAAGGCAGTTGACTGAGGTTTCACATTACATCAGCGAGCTGGCCAACCTGCTGCCGCGCACGGACCAGGCGTACGTCGGCAAGAGCGCCTTTGCCCACAAGGGCGGGATCCACGTGAGCGCAGTAATGAAGGAAACCGCCGCTTATGAACACATCGATCCGGCGCTGGTGGGGAACGCCCGCCGCGTGCTGGTGTCGGAACTTTCCGGGAGGAGCAACATTCTCTATAAGGCCGCTGAGCGCGGATTGAAGATTGACAAATCCAGCGCCGCCGCCAAGATTGTTGTGGATAAGCTGAAGGAGATGGAGCACTACGGTTACCAGTTCGAGGGCGCCGAGGCTTCATTCGAGGTGCTGTTTGACAGGCTGGTGCACGAAACCAAAGACCTTTTTGAGCTGGATGGTTTCCGCGTCATTACGGAAAAGAAGGGTGCCGGCGAGCCCTACTCCGAGGCCGTGATCAAACTGAGAGTGGACGGCGCGGAGGAGCATACGGCCGCGGAAGGTTCGGGGCCCGTAAGCGCGCTCGACAGGGCCCTAAGAAAATCCCTGACCACCTTTTTCCCTTGCATTCGGAATGTTCGCCTGACTGATTACAAGGTGCGTGTGTTGAATTCTGAAGGCGGAACCAACGCCAAGGTCCGGGTGCTCATCGAGTCGAGCGACGGGCAGGAAAGCTGGGGAACGGTGGGCGTCTCTGAAAACCTGATTGAGGCGAGCTGGCAGGCCCTGGTGGACAGCATCACCTACAAGCTTAAGAAGGAACACGGCCCACGAAAGAAAGGGAGCCCTGCGGATAAAGCCACGGCTAGTGAACCGAGGCCCGGCCGCAAGGAGGCCGTCGGCTCACAACATTCCTGACCTGGGGACATCACGCTTTTACAGCCAGCTTCTTCAGATCCGGGGCCCTTCGCTGCTCGGGGCGCGGGATTTGCGCCCGAGCCGTGACCAGGAAGCAAGGAGCGCCTATGCTGGGATAAGAAAAGCTCGTGGCGTTCGTCTCAATCCTTGACCCTGCCCGTGCCAAGGGGTTCTATCACAACACCTTATTGATCCGCATCGAGAAGAATATCGCAGCGTCCTGCAGCGATGGTGCCCTCACCCCTGATCTTTGCATGACCCGCCGAATAGTGCGTCCATCTGTTATGGGCCTTATCCTCCCTCGCCGCGGCGGTGGCACAGAACGCGAGCAAGGAGAAAGGTGCGATGGGTGCCTGCGAAAAGTGGAAGCCCCGTGGTGGAGCTGCGCACTGACAGGGGCCACGGCCCGCGCCAAGACGCGCCGCCGATTAGCAACGCGTCTGGCGGCAAGTCGTCGGTGATAACTGACCACTTGCGGGCCTGCGTGTCATATTATTTCTCGCGTCCGAAGTCCCACCGGAGACCAAAGCTGTATGTAGGCTGATAGTATTCGCGTTGGATGAAAAACTGAGGACTGCCCTGGTAAAACCCAAAAACCTCATTGTTAAGGTTTAACAAGGAAACGAGCGCCGTGAGGCCTTTCCCCAGGTAAAAACTCCCTTGCGCATCCGTCTGAAGGTGAGAATAGAGGTAAATGTCGCCGGAAGGACCGTAGAGGCCGCCCCGTGTGGGATCGGGAACCGGGTCGCCCGCGTTGGGCTGGCAATTGCCGCTCGCATCGACCATTTCGGCGCCCTGGCAGGCGACGAAGTTGTAGGCGTAAATATTCGGACCATTGTAGACGAGACCGGCGCCAACATTTAGCCGGCCGAAGGTGTATGTCGGGAGGATATTCCAGGTATTGGGAGCCTGCCGAAGGAGCGCGGGCCTGTCAATCCGAAGTCCCGGGTTGATATTACTGGCTTGCGAGGTTGCGTAGCTGTAATTTGCCAGGACACCGAATCCTCGCAATAGCCCTGGGAGATACGTAAAGTGCTGTTCGAAACTCAATTCGACACCCGCGATGTGAGCTGAGCCGGCGTTCGCGGCCTGGCTGATCAAACACGAGGCTTGGGGGCACGCCGGGTTGGCCTTGGGCCCAGAAAACAGATTGACGATGGGGTCGGATATGTCCTTGTAGAAGAAGCCGCCCCGGATCACCCCAACCGGGTTCAAGTAGCGTTCGTAGAGCACATCGAAATCGTTAGCGTGTTCTGGTTTCAGCGCCGGATTGCCAACCGTGACGAGCGGAGGGAAATAGGACTGGTCCACGCTGGTCGCCGTGGTCAGGAATTGCGGGTCAGGGCGGGAGATGCCGCGCGCGTAAGCAAACCGGAGGTCCGAATGGTTGTCGAGCTTGAATTGGAGTGAAGCACTCGGAAGGGGGTCGAGATACGAGTTGGTTCCTTTTGCGCAGAGGCAAGGGTTGACCAAAGTCGTGTCGAAGCTGAGCGTGTCATCGTGGGTAGCCTCGAAGCGGATGCCCGTAATTAGGGTGAAGCGGCTGAAGCTGATGGTATTCATGGCGTATCCGGCGGCGACGCGCTCGA
This window harbors:
- a CDS encoding citramalate synthase; the protein is MRKVQIYDTTLRDGSQGESISFSLEDKLHIVRKLDELGVDYIEGGWPGSNNKDLELFQQTQRVTLQHARMAAFGSTRHPRYQADSDPNLNALVEANTPVVTIFGKSWDLHVKTALGITLDENLDLIRESVAFLKSRGKEVIYDAEHYFDGFKADLDYALATLKAAEEAGAHTIVLCDTNGGTLTSDIQERFVRASRHVSTPLGIHTHNDSEMGVANAIVAVQAGAMQVQGTINGYGERCGNANLCSVIANIELKLGMSSIGKENLRQLTEVSHYISELANLLPRTDQAYVGKSAFAHKGGIHVSAVMKETAAYEHIDPALVGNARRVLVSELSGRSNILYKAAERGLKIDKSSAAAKIVVDKLKEMEHYGYQFEGAEASFEVLFDRLVHETKDLFELDGFRVITEKKGAGEPYSEAVIKLRVDGAEEHTAAEGSGPVSALDRALRKSLTTFFPCIRNVRLTDYKVRVLNSEGGTNAKVRVLIESSDGQESWGTVGVSENLIEASWQALVDSITYKLKKEHGPRKKGSPADKATASEPRPGRKEAVGSQHS